The sequence below is a genomic window from Blastopirellula retiformator.
ACGCACGAACTGTTCTTAACCGACGCCGGCAAAGCCGACCCGATCTTTGGCCAACTGAGCGAACGTTTCCCCGCTTACATGGGACACGAAGACCGCGTCATCGAATTGCCGCCCGGCGTCGATCTGCTCGCCTCCAGCAAGCAAGTGCCGCAACAGGCGTTTCGCGTCCACGGCAAACCGGTCTACTGTACGCAGTTTCATCCCGAGCTAACCGTCGCCACGCTCCTAGAGCGGGTTCGAGCCTATCCCGAGTACTGCGAAAAGATCGCCGGCGTCCCGTATCCCGAGTTTGAAGCGAACTACACCGATGCGGCGACTGAGACCGAAGGGTTGCTGCTGGCGTTTCGGCGGCAGTTTTTGGGGGTGTAGCCCCAGCTGGCGACGCAGCCAATTACAATAGACCGCTTATTCTGACGTAGCCTAAATCCTCTGGTGGAGCTTGTCTCTTGAGTTTGCATCGCTTCCTGTTTGTCGCCATGTTGCTGTTGCTGTCGCCGGTTGCGATCGTCTCTGCCGCCGAAAACGTCGCGTCGCTCTTGCCCCGGGCTCACGCCCACAACGACTACCTGCACCCGCGACCTCTGCTGGACGCGTTGTCGCATGGCTTCAACAGCGTTGAGGCCGACATCTACCTGGTGGATGACCAACTGCTGGTCGCCCATTGGTATCACGAAATCAGCCCGTATCGCACGCTCGAGAAACTGTATCTCGATCCGCTGAAAGAGCGGGTCGAAGCAGGCGACGGCCACGTCTATCCCAATGCTCCGCCGCTGCGTCTGCTGATCGACCTGAAGAGCGACGGCGAGAAAACGTACGCGGCGCTCGACAAGGTGTTGGCCAAGTACGCCGACATGCTATGCCGGGTCGAAGATGGCAAGTACTACCCGGGCGCCGTCGAAGTGGTGATCTCCGGCAATCGCCCCAAGCAGATGCTCGCCGAACAAAAACTGCGCTACGCCGGGCTCGACGGGCGACTGGGAGACCTGGGCGGCAAGACGCCCAAACACCTGATGCCGCTGGTCAGCGACAACTGGAAGTCGCACTTCAAGTGGAAAGGGGCAGGGGAGATCCCGGCGGCCGAAAAGGAAAAGCTGCAGCGCCTGGTTGACCAAACCCACGCCGAAGGCCGCGAGATCCGCTTCTGGGGCTCGCCTGACACGCCGGCGATGTGGCGTGTGCTGGATGAGTGTGGGGTCGATGCGATCAATACTGACAAGCTGTCGGGGCTGGCGGAGTATTTAAACGACGAACAGAAATCGCAGCAAAACTAAAGCGGCGATCGACGCCTGAAGCAGCAGCAGGTTTTTGATGCTGATGCGGAGCCAGAGCAACGGCAGTACCGCCAAGATCGTTCCAGCAACCGCGAACCACCAAGCTGCAACCAGCAGCAGGTTCATCCAGTTGAGCCCGCCAAGATCACAATCGACCTGCGTTTCCGTGACCGTGATGACCGGGTCGCCGGCGAACAGCAGTAAAGCGGGCGTATTTGCATCTTGTCCCGGCCACTCACATTCGAAGTTTCGTGATACGCTCCAATGGAAAAACGGCTGCGGCCAACCCACGGCGTAGCCCGTCGTTTCTCCCTCTAAATTGCCGATCGTGCGCCCTGGTTGAAGCGCAGTGTAGATCTGACAGAGAATGGCGAGGCCCATCACCGCGAGAACAACACCAACTTGCCAGCGACTGAAGCGCATACCGCTCACGAATCCTTCCGCCGAGACTTTCGACTAGTTCCCCTTCCGCTGCTTCACCACATCCAGCGGCGACTTGGCGGTAATATCGAGGCTGACCTTTCCCGAACGAATCGGCTGGCCGGATCCCAGGGCAGTGTAGGTGGTGCCGGCCGGCACGTCGACGACGAAACTCTCGGGCGGGATTTCAACGTCGAACTCGGCCTGCTTGATGTAGAAGAAGTCGCAGCGGGAGCCATGGCACCTTAGCGTTAACATGGGAATCTGATGCGGCTGCGGCGTCGCGGTTGACTTCAGCTGCAGGTGAATCGTGAACTGCGAGATGCCGCGCAGTTGCTCTACATCGCGGCACTGGGCGTAGGCCAAGATGGCGTCTTCTTTTCGGTCGACCAGCAGCACCTCGCGGCCGATAAACGTTTCGACGAATAGCTCATGCCCGGCATAGGGGCGTACTTCGCCGTAGTAGCGAAAGATATGTTCGGCCCGCGAGAAAAGCCCCAGCGGGCTCAAACGTTCATCGAGCGACGCAAAGTGCCAGGTGTGATTGAACGTCTCGTCATTTTGATGACGTTGGATCCGCACGCACGATCTAGGCCCAATGACGGTACGGCAAGCACGATCCGTACCGGGCGTCGTCGTCGACAGCTCAATGAGTTCTCCTTGGAAGTTGAGCGTTCCCGTTTGCCAAGCGTCGATATCATGCCGTTTAACCAAAACGGCGCCTGGTGGAAGTGGCGGCGGCGGCGATGGATCCCGCTTCTTCAGCCCGACGCGGTCCAAGAATTTCCACGAGGTCAGCGACGCCTCGTCGAGCGGCCCTTCGCTCAACTTGTCGCGCAGCGCGATCACGTCGTCGAAAGTCCGGATCTGCAATCCTTCGATCCGAACGCCCAAGGCGACCATCACCTCAATCCGTCCGGACGTCGGCACGTACATTTCCGATAGTCGTTCGGCATGGGCGAGGGCTGGGAAGACGACGAGGCCCAACAATGCCGACAATAGCTTCCTGATTCGATCGGATCGCATCTGTATTCGAACTCCATCCGTAACGGCCAACGAATCGTGGAAGGCAATTCGCTCAAACTACCCTGAAACGTCAACAAAGGTCAACGAGAATGGGTCGAGGTAGAGCG
It includes:
- a CDS encoding type 1 glutamine amidotransferase, which codes for MTKRLRYLLIQIRNADDPMRTQEIGCFAQALQCDASQIEPFDLLQGAPSERHLAEIDMVMIGGSGHYSVASEGEWLEVALAGLRKIVELEVPMFGSCWGFQALARALGGRVIHDLQHAELGTHELFLTDAGKADPIFGQLSERFPAYMGHEDRVIELPPGVDLLASSKQVPQQAFRVHGKPVYCTQFHPELTVATLLERVRAYPEYCEKIAGVPYPEFEANYTDAATETEGLLLAFRRQFLGV
- a CDS encoding phosphatidylinositol-specific phospholipase C/glycerophosphodiester phosphodiesterase family protein, with the protein product MSLHRFLFVAMLLLLSPVAIVSAAENVASLLPRAHAHNDYLHPRPLLDALSHGFNSVEADIYLVDDQLLVAHWYHEISPYRTLEKLYLDPLKERVEAGDGHVYPNAPPLRLLIDLKSDGEKTYAALDKVLAKYADMLCRVEDGKYYPGAVEVVISGNRPKQMLAEQKLRYAGLDGRLGDLGGKTPKHLMPLVSDNWKSHFKWKGAGEIPAAEKEKLQRLVDQTHAEGREIRFWGSPDTPAMWRVLDECGVDAINTDKLSGLAEYLNDEQKSQQN